ATGCCGCGGGTGCTGGAAGCCAACCGCAATGAAACTTTCGACGTTAATATCATGAAGGAGCTGGGCGAGCTGGGCTTATTAGGCTGTACTATCCCGGAAAAATACGGCTGTGCCGGTACCAACTCTGTGGTTTACGGCCTGGTGGCGCGTGAAGTGGAAAGAGTCGACAGCGGTTACCGCAGTGCCATGAGCGTACAGTCTTCCCTGGTAATGCACCCTATCTATGCCTACGGCAGCGAAGAGCAGAAAATGAAGTACCTGCCTAAGCTGGCCACGGCCGAGCTGATCGGCTGTTTCGGTTTGACCGAGCCGAACTCAGGTTCAGATCCGGCCAGCATGGCGACCAAGGCGGTGGCGGTTGACGGCGGTTACCGCATCAGCGGCACCAAAATGTGGATCACCAACTCGCCTATTGCCGATGTTTTCATTGTCTGGGCCAAGCTTGACGGCGTGATCCGCGGCTTTATCCTGGAAAAAGGCATGGAAGGTTTGTCTGCACCTAAAATCGAAGGCAAGTTCTCCTTAAGGGCCTCCATTACCGGTGAAATCGTCATGGATAATGTTTTTGTTCCTGCCGAGCAAATGTTGCCTAATGCCAAAGGTCTGTCTGGCCCGTTCGGCTGCCTGAACAAGGCCCGTTACGGCATTTCCTGGGGCGCCTTGGGTGCTGCCGAGTTCTGCTGGCATGCCGCCCGCCAATACACCCTGGACCGCGAGCAGTTCGGCAAACCGCTGGCCTCTATGCAGTTAATCCAGAAGAAACTGGCGGACATGCAAACCGAAATCACCACAGGTTTATTCGCCTGTTTGCAGGTGGGCCGTTTGATGGATGCCGGTACCTTAGCGCCTGAGTCTATCTCTTTGGTCAAACGTAACTCCTGCGGCAAGGCGCTGGACATTGCCCGCACTGCCCGCGACATGCACGGCGGTAACGGTATCAGCGATGAGTTCCATGTGATCCGCCATGTGATGAACCTGGAAGCGGTGAATACCTACGAAGGAACCCATGACGTGCATGCCCTGATCTTAGGTCGCGCACAAACCGGCATTCAGGCTTTTTTCTAAGCTAAGCCACCTTCGCCGGGAAACGCTCTGTTTCCCGGCATATAGCAGATCCAGAGGCCACAGCCCTACTGATTATTTGGAGCACAAATGTTAGACCGCAACCTGTTGGTAAAAGAGAATTTCGTTAAATTTGTCCGCGAGGGCAAGTTGCCCGAGCCGGGCAGCACACTGACCCCGGATGATGTTGGCTTAAGCCATGAAGAGGTGATCGATTTATTTGAAAGCCAGGTCATGAGCCGGCACCTGGATTTGCAATCCCGGGTGATGCAAAAGAAAGGGCAAAGTTTCTATACCATAGGTAGCGCAGGCCATGAAGGTAATGCCGCCTACGCCAAGGCGTTCAGGCCGGACGATATGGCGTTTTTACATTACCGCAGCGGTGCTTTTGTCATTCAGCGCGGCAAGCAGCTTAAGGGGGAAACGCCGCTTTACGATATGCTGTTGTCGTTTGCCGCTTCAAAAGACGATCCCATTTCCGGCGGCCGCCATAAAGTGCTGGGCAGTAAAACCCTGAGCATTCCGCCGCAAACCAGCACCATAGCTTCCCACTTGCCGAAGGCTATGGGGGCGGCGTTCAGTATCGACCTGGCGAAAAGAATGAAGCACGACGGTGAAATGCCGGACGACAGTGTCGTGGTTTGTAACTTCGGCGATGCCTCGTCGAACCATTCCACCGCGCAGGGGGCGATCAACAGCACCGCCTGGGCGGCGTATCAGTCGATTCCTATGCCGATCGTTTATGTGTGTGAAGACAACGGTATAGGTATTTCCACTTCGACCCCGGAAGGCTGGGTTAAGGCCAATTTCAGCAACCGCGCCGGATTAACTTATTTATACTGCGACGGTTTGAACCTGCTCGATACCTACCATACCGCGAAACAAGCCGAGCAGCTGGCGCGCAAATACCGCAAGCCGGTATTCCTGCATGTGAAAACCATACGTTTACTGGGACATGCCGGTTCGGACGCGGAATTTGTTTATCGTCCTGTGGCGGAAATCGAAGCCAACGAAAAGCAGGATCCTTTGCTGCACAGTGCCCGTATCCTGCTGGACAACAATATTCTTGATGAAGAGCAGATTATCGACCTTTATCACTCGGCGGAAAAACGCATTGCCGCCATTGCCGATATAGTGGCTACTAAACCTAAGCTGGAGTCGGCCGAAGAAGTGATGGCCAGCATAATTCCGCCAAGCCGCGAGATGGCGACAACCAAAGTAACCCAGGCGCAAAGGGAGCAGCTGTTCAGCCATGAAAAACATAACCTGAGCAAGAAGCAGCACCTGGCGAAACTGATTAACTGGACCCTGATGGACCTGATGGCCGAACATGAAAACATCGTCATGTGCGGTGAAGATATCGGCAAAAAAGGCGGCGTTTATAACGTTACCAGCAAGCTGTGCGAAAGGTTCGGCCAGAACCGGGTGCTCAATACCTTGCTGGATGAGCAGTCCATTTTAGGCACCGCCATCGGCATGGCCCATAACGGCTTTTTACCGATTCCTGAAATCCAGTTCCTGGCTTATGTGCACAATGCCGAAGACCAGATCCGCGGCGAAGCGGCCACCCTGCCGTTTTTCTCCAACGGCCAGTACAACAACGGCATGGTGATCCGTATCGCCGGGCTGGCGTACCAGAAAGGCTTCGGTGGCCACTTCCATAACGACAACTCGTTTGCCGTGTTCAGGGATATTCCGGGACTTGTCCTGGCCTGTCCGTCAAACGGCGCAGATGCGGTAGAAATGATGCGCTCCTGTGTGCGCCTGGCGCAGGAACAGCAGCGCCTGGTGGTGTTCCTTGAACCTATCGCCCTTTATATGACTAAAGATTTGTATGAAGAAGGGGACGGTTTGTGGACCTCTGAATATGTCAGCCCTGAGCAGGCGAAATTAACCCGGGGGGACGACCTCAACCAGAAAATCAGCGTTTACGGCGAAGGCAAGGATCTGTGTATTATCAGCTACGGCAATGGCTATTACCTGTCACGCCAGGCGGAGAAAATCCTGGCGGATCAGGGCATCAAGTGTACCGTGATCGACTTGCGCTGGCTGGCGCCGCTGGATGAAAAAGGCATACTGAAACAGGTGCGCGGTTTTGACAATGTGCTGATCGTTGACGAGTGCCGTAAAACCGGCTCTGTCAGCGAGGCCCTGGTGACCTTGATCCAGGAAGCGCAATCCGCCGGTAAGCCGCAAAAGCGTGTCCGCCGCATTACCGCCGAAGACTGCTTTATTCCTTTAGGGGCTGCCGCCTACCAGGTACTGCCATCAAACAATGAAATTGTTGAAACAGCAAAAGACATGCTCTCGGGTATCACGATAGATCCCGTGGTTGTTTTACATCATGACAGCATAGAAAAAGTTTAAGCGGAAGTGTGATATGAGCTCAACGGAAACAACGAATACAAACCCAGGTAAGAAACGTGTCGTGGTGATTTGTCCCGGGCGCGGCACCTATAACAAGGAAGAGCTGGGTTACCTGCAACGCCTGCATGCGGATAAAACCGAGCTGGTAGAAGTGATAGACAACTACCGCGCCGGGCAGGGGCAGCAAAGCATCAGCGAACTTGACGGCATGGACAAATACAGCATGCGTCTGCACACCGCAGGTGAAAATGCCTCGGCACTGATTTATGCCTGTGCCGCCGCCGATTACCAGGCCATTAACCGGGATGAATACGACATAGTCGCCGTTACCGGAAACTCCATGGGCTGGTACATTGCCCTGGCGGTTGCCGGTGCGCTTAAGCCGGAAGCGGCGATAGAGCTGATCAATACCATGGGCTCTATGATGACAGACGGCGTGATCGGCGGCCAGATGATCTATCCGGTGATCAACGAAGACTGGCAGCAGGATGACGAAGTCCGAAAACAGGTGCTGGCCTGGATGGATGAAGTGAATCAAATAGCAGGCGCCGAAGTACATATCTCGATTGAACTCGGTGGTTACCTGGTGTTTGGCGGCAACAAAGAAGGCCTGGCGGCACTGGAGCAGAAATTACCTGTGGTGCAGGACAGATACCCTATGAACCTGTTCAACCATGCCGCGTTCCACACCCCGCTGTTGCAGGGTACCTCGGAAAAAGCCAAGACTATGCTGGCAAAATCCCTGTTTGACAAGCCGCAAGTGCCGATGATCGACGGTGAAGGGCAGATATGGCAGCCTTATGGCGCGGATCTCGATGCCTTGTATGACTACACCTTAGGTACTCAGGTTGTCGCCCCTTATAACTTCAGCAAGGCGATTGAAGTGGCTATTAAAGAATATGCCCCGGACAAGCTGATTATTTTAGGGCCGGGAGCGACCTTGGGCGGTGCCGTAGCCCAGTGTCTGATCCGCCATCAATGGCTGGGTATGCAGACTAAGGCAGACTTTATCAGCCAGCAGAAAGAAGAGCCCTTTATCCTTGCCATGGGGCTGGAAGACCAGCGCAAGCTGGTGATCGCCGGTGATTCAAGCGGCAGCTAGCAGCTATATCATTTAAGACATTGATACCGGTCACCCCTTGCTGACCGGCATTTTACATATACAGCGCTTTTTCGTCTTATTGTTGAATATAGCTGTAGCACTTTTCCCTTTTTCCCCAAAGATAAACTACACCAGCCAATAAGTTTTTATGACTGTTTATGTCACTCGTATGCACCAGGGTGTTTCGTTTTTTGCTGTTCCGCAACTTATTGATTTTATTTACTCTGCCCATGTTAATAAATTACGTATTCCGGGAAGAATACGAAGATTGAACAGGCGCAAAACATCTATGGTTTGGCAGAGAGGCTTGCTGAAATTGCTCCCTGCCAAGGCCTGTAAACCTTGAAGTTGATGCATGTCTAATACGGGAATCATTAGCGTTCAACAGATAATTTGTTTTCACCACCCCCAGTTCAGCAGGGACTTAGGAATGGCTCAACATATAACGTCGCCAATATATTAATAGCGGATGTTAATGCCGGGCGCTTTTCAAACACCTGAAGCAGGGTTTGCTGACAGCAAAGCCTTGGGAAGTTTCAGGTTTAATCTTAATTAGGGATCAGAATGTTAAATCTAAAGCAATTTATTGTCTTGCCCGTATTTTTTGCAGCTAACTTTGCGTCTGCACTTGCGGCTGTGCCTGTCGTTTCCTTCGTATCTCCCGAAGACGGCGAGCAGGTAGAAAGCGGCACCATCACTGTGGTGGGAAGTTATTCGAATGCAACCAGTATTTCATTTTCTATCGATAACGGTGAAAGTGTGGCGGCTAATTTAGCCTCAGGCGGTTGGAATACCGTGGTTGAAACCAGCGCTTTGGCGCTGGGTGAGCATATTTTTACTGTAACGGCGAAGAGTGATTCGGGTGAAGTTTCAACCGATATTTCCATCGAAGTGGTGGAGGCGGAAATTGATGAGCGTATCTCCAACATCACCTATCACTCGTCGGTTGATGAAACAGAGTTGTCCGCGGTGTTATTTGCACCACCAGAGGCAGCCTCGGCTCAGGAAGCTATTCCCCTGGTGGTGCACCTGCATGGCGGGGGCGGTTTCGGTGAAATAGACGCTGCCATGACAGATGAGCTAGGTAGCAGGGGCTGGATCGGCATTTCCCCCGATGGCCGTGACTGGGGCTTAGGCCGACTGGGGTGCTTCCCCGGCGCGCCGTCGTTTGCCTATGTGGATAGTGATGACCCCAATGTTGGTCCCGGCGAACAGGATATATTAGATGCCATTGCCTGGGTTAAGGAAAATTACGATATTGACAGTGAACGTATTTACCTGACCGGCTTCTCTATGGGCGGGCGGGGAGCCTACAGCATAGGGCTGAAAAACCCCGGTATGTTTGCTGCCATTGCCCCTATGGCCGCCCCTGTCGACATGTTCGATAACTTTGCCACCCGTCCTGAACCCGCAGCCTGCAAGCAGGGGATTACGGGAGGAGTACCCGGCGACAGTGATGTGGTGGATACCATGTACCGGATCACCAGCGGCCGTTTCCTGATTGAAAATGCTTATAACCTTCCGGTATTCGTTGGTCACGGCATGGTGGATCCTATTGCCTTAAATATTCAGGGCACGCCGAATGCACTGCTAAACGGCTGGCATATGACGACGGACAATAGCTGGGATGCCTGCTCGGGGGATGAAAGCCTGGGACTTTGTTTCGGTCATACTCCGACATTACAGGAGCTGGCCGAATATCACCCGGACGGTTACTCATGGGGCTACCATTTTGCTGCCGGTGTCAGTCATGCCCAGGATAAAACCCTCATTAGCGGTGGCAGTTATGACAACGGCAGCCTGGGGACGGCCAAACCGGAAGATGCCACTAAGGTACAGGGGACTTTTGACTTCTTTGATCAGCATGTCCGTAATCCTTCGCCTGAAACCGTGTTTTATAAAACCTATACCGATAGCCATAACAGCAGTTATTGGCTGAAACTAACTTCTGCAGTGTCCTGGCAGGACACGCCGGCTGCGGTTCGCATCAAAAGGGATAAAGCCATGAATGCCCTGCAAATCAGGGCCTCCAGAACACTGGAGATTGAAGTAGATTTGGATCAGGCACAACTGCAATCCTGGCTGCCGCTGACTTTATCATTCGACCGGCTGAACGATGCCGTCTATGATCCGGCAATCCTGGTGGCTGAAGGGAAAACCCAGACAAGTTCAGTGGTATTAACCAGTGATGAAATTTCGGCGTCATCAAAGGCGCTGATATTCATCAACGGCAGGGTGTTGTCTGACGACGAGTATTCAATTCAGGACGGCTCACTGGTTATTCACTCACTGACAATAGACAGCCTGGCTTTAGGTTTTGTCTACATACGTTAAGGGGATAATTTTATTGGCAGGCCCGGGGTTGTCTCAGCTTCGGACCTTTTACTTGGTAAACGGCATCCGGTGTGGCGAATTTTTTAGATGATGGTTTATCATAAAGGATAATCTAACTAGGAAAAAACAGGATTTAAAACAACCGGCTTAAGGTTAAAACGCGTTTTGTAATCTACACCTCAGCCGGCAGGAAGTGCATGGAGGGAAACAAGATGAGAAAACTGGCAATATTGACTTTTCAAACGCTGGACGGAGTTATGCAGGCGCCGAGTGTGCCTGAAGAAGACTTCTCCGGTGGCTTTAACCGGGGTGGCTGGGCGAGAGAGTGCTGGGACGAAGTTATGGCGCAGGTTGGCCGTGAGGCAATGGCCGAGCCTTATGATCTTTTGCTGGGTCGCACCACCTATGAACTTTTTGCTGCCAGCTTTGCCGGTTCAGGCGAGGATAATCCTGTGGCAGCCAGGCTCAACAAGGCGCAAAAATATGTTGTGACATCCACCCGGGAAAGTCTGCAATGGCAAAACTCGGAAAAGATCACGGGAGATATTGTTGGTGAGGTGTCCCGCTTGAAAAAACAGGACGGGCCATTATTACAAGTTCACGGCAGTTGGCAACTGATCCAGACCTTGCTTGCCAATGAGTTAATTGATGAATTCCGGTTGTGGACCTTTCCTGTGGTTGTCGGTTCTGGTAAACGCTTGTTTGCCGGTGGTACTGTGCCAGCCAAATTCCAGTTAACTAAATTTGAAACTTGCCCGTCGGGAGCCTTTATGCACTTTTATCAGCCGGTTGCAAAGGATAGTGTATAGCAAGCGTATCGGTTATGCTTCGACACCTGAACTACATCGGCGTTAGCTGTAAGTGAATAAACGAAAGAGATTATGAGTAACAAAGTAGAAATAAAATATTGTTCCCAGTGCCGCTGGCTGATGCGTTCTTCCTGGATGGCGCAGGAGCTGCTGACAACATTTGATCAGGAGATCAGTGAACTGTCGCTACAGCCAGGTACCGGTGGTATTTTTGAAGTTATCGCCAATGGTCAGCGGGTTTGGTCACGGAAGGAAGCCGGGCGTTTTCCCGAGATTACCGAGCTGAAACAAGCTGTCCGGGATGTGATTGCGCCTGACAGGCATTTGGGGCATGTCGATCGGAAAAAGGCTGACTCAGGCGAAAGTACGGCTCAAGACAGCTAAAAATCCTTTTTATTTAGGCTGTTACGTTATGGGGGGAGTTGCCCGTATTCCTTATTTAAAAAGCCCGGTTTTTTCAAATCGGGCTTTTAGTTACTTAAGGGTTAGAGCTCTTCTCTCATACGCCTTTGCAGTGCGTGTATCCTTTGATCTAAGTTTGTCACCTGCTCCGTGAGGTTGTCGCTATAGCGCCTGACACCGTAGCTGGTGTAGTCGTTGAAGTCTTCCATGGCCTCGGCAAGGGTGGCAAAGGTTTCGCAGAAAAAGGTGCAGTCTGCGCTGAAGGCGGCAAAGTCATCCGTCAGCTTTAAAAACTCGCCGGTGATTGAATCTGCTTCGTTG
This genomic window from Thalassomonas viridans contains:
- a CDS encoding acyl-CoA dehydrogenase, translating into MSNSATRPSFNWQDPLLLDSLLSEEERIIRDSAHQYCQEKLMPRVLEANRNETFDVNIMKELGELGLLGCTIPEKYGCAGTNSVVYGLVAREVERVDSGYRSAMSVQSSLVMHPIYAYGSEEQKMKYLPKLATAELIGCFGLTEPNSGSDPASMATKAVAVDGGYRISGTKMWITNSPIADVFIVWAKLDGVIRGFILEKGMEGLSAPKIEGKFSLRASITGEIVMDNVFVPAEQMLPNAKGLSGPFGCLNKARYGISWGALGAAEFCWHAARQYTLDREQFGKPLASMQLIQKKLADMQTEITTGLFACLQVGRLMDAGTLAPESISLVKRNSCGKALDIARTARDMHGGNGISDEFHVIRHVMNLEAVNTYEGTHDVHALILGRAQTGIQAFF
- a CDS encoding dehydrogenase E1 component subunit alpha/beta, coding for MLDRNLLVKENFVKFVREGKLPEPGSTLTPDDVGLSHEEVIDLFESQVMSRHLDLQSRVMQKKGQSFYTIGSAGHEGNAAYAKAFRPDDMAFLHYRSGAFVIQRGKQLKGETPLYDMLLSFAASKDDPISGGRHKVLGSKTLSIPPQTSTIASHLPKAMGAAFSIDLAKRMKHDGEMPDDSVVVCNFGDASSNHSTAQGAINSTAWAAYQSIPMPIVYVCEDNGIGISTSTPEGWVKANFSNRAGLTYLYCDGLNLLDTYHTAKQAEQLARKYRKPVFLHVKTIRLLGHAGSDAEFVYRPVAEIEANEKQDPLLHSARILLDNNILDEEQIIDLYHSAEKRIAAIADIVATKPKLESAEEVMASIIPPSREMATTKVTQAQREQLFSHEKHNLSKKQHLAKLINWTLMDLMAEHENIVMCGEDIGKKGGVYNVTSKLCERFGQNRVLNTLLDEQSILGTAIGMAHNGFLPIPEIQFLAYVHNAEDQIRGEAATLPFFSNGQYNNGMVIRIAGLAYQKGFGGHFHNDNSFAVFRDIPGLVLACPSNGADAVEMMRSCVRLAQEQQRLVVFLEPIALYMTKDLYEEGDGLWTSEYVSPEQAKLTRGDDLNQKISVYGEGKDLCIISYGNGYYLSRQAEKILADQGIKCTVIDLRWLAPLDEKGILKQVRGFDNVLIVDECRKTGSVSEALVTLIQEAQSAGKPQKRVRRITAEDCFIPLGAAAYQVLPSNNEIVETAKDMLSGITIDPVVVLHHDSIEKV
- a CDS encoding ACP S-malonyltransferase; this encodes MSSTETTNTNPGKKRVVVICPGRGTYNKEELGYLQRLHADKTELVEVIDNYRAGQGQQSISELDGMDKYSMRLHTAGENASALIYACAAADYQAINRDEYDIVAVTGNSMGWYIALAVAGALKPEAAIELINTMGSMMTDGVIGGQMIYPVINEDWQQDDEVRKQVLAWMDEVNQIAGAEVHISIELGGYLVFGGNKEGLAALEQKLPVVQDRYPMNLFNHAAFHTPLLQGTSEKAKTMLAKSLFDKPQVPMIDGEGQIWQPYGADLDALYDYTLGTQVVAPYNFSKAIEVAIKEYAPDKLIILGPGATLGGAVAQCLIRHQWLGMQTKADFISQQKEEPFILAMGLEDQRKLVIAGDSSGS
- a CDS encoding Ig-like domain-containing protein; translated protein: MLNLKQFIVLPVFFAANFASALAAVPVVSFVSPEDGEQVESGTITVVGSYSNATSISFSIDNGESVAANLASGGWNTVVETSALALGEHIFTVTAKSDSGEVSTDISIEVVEAEIDERISNITYHSSVDETELSAVLFAPPEAASAQEAIPLVVHLHGGGGFGEIDAAMTDELGSRGWIGISPDGRDWGLGRLGCFPGAPSFAYVDSDDPNVGPGEQDILDAIAWVKENYDIDSERIYLTGFSMGGRGAYSIGLKNPGMFAAIAPMAAPVDMFDNFATRPEPAACKQGITGGVPGDSDVVDTMYRITSGRFLIENAYNLPVFVGHGMVDPIALNIQGTPNALLNGWHMTTDNSWDACSGDESLGLCFGHTPTLQELAEYHPDGYSWGYHFAAGVSHAQDKTLISGGSYDNGSLGTAKPEDATKVQGTFDFFDQHVRNPSPETVFYKTYTDSHNSSYWLKLTSAVSWQDTPAAVRIKRDKAMNALQIRASRTLEIEVDLDQAQLQSWLPLTLSFDRLNDAVYDPAILVAEGKTQTSSVVLTSDEISASSKALIFINGRVLSDDEYSIQDGSLVIHSLTIDSLALGFVYIR
- a CDS encoding dihydrofolate reductase family protein is translated as MRKLAILTFQTLDGVMQAPSVPEEDFSGGFNRGGWARECWDEVMAQVGREAMAEPYDLLLGRTTYELFAASFAGSGEDNPVAARLNKAQKYVVTSTRESLQWQNSEKITGDIVGEVSRLKKQDGPLLQVHGSWQLIQTLLANELIDEFRLWTFPVVVGSGKRLFAGGTVPAKFQLTKFETCPSGAFMHFYQPVAKDSV
- a CDS encoding SelT/SelW/SelH family protein, with product MSNKVEIKYCSQCRWLMRSSWMAQELLTTFDQEISELSLQPGTGGIFEVIANGQRVWSRKEAGRFPEITELKQAVRDVIAPDRHLGHVDRKKADSGESTAQDS